AGAGGTCGGTCGTCATGGTCGCTGAAGAAGCGGGGGAGATCATCGGCGCCTGCGCCGGGGCGCTGCACCGCGCGCCCCTGGCCGGGAAGGAGCGCCTCCTCCTCTACATGAATCACGAGCGCATCGCGCCCGAGCACCAGCGCAAGGGGATCGGCGGGGCGCTCACTCGCGCCGTGGCCGAGTACTGGAAGGCGCACGAGTCCGAGCACATCGATTCGTCCTACTGGTACATCGCGGCCGGTAACCGGCAGTCCAGGAACTTCGCCGAGCGCTCCGGCAACCGGCCCTGGCCGGTCTCGGCGCGCATGTGCATCCTCCCGCCGCCGGCGGAGACTCCGCCAGCGCCAAGGCAGATCGGCGCCGGGCCGATCTTCGACATCGTCCGCCTGGTAAACGGAACGCACCTGGGCAAAGAGCTGTTCCGCGCCTACGAGCAGGTGGACTTCGGCCAGCGGCTCGCCCGCTCGCCCTCGTACGGCTGGGGGGACATCTATGGCGCCTTCCGGGACGGCCGTCTCGTGGCGGTCTGCGGCCTCTGGGACGGCGCCGCCGCCGACTACGGTTACGAACCCGGCGCGGAGCCTGAGATGGCGCTCCTGCTGCGCGCTCTTGCGGTAAAGGCGGCGAGCACCGGGCACGGGGGCCTGATGTTCTGCCTGGAGCCGGACTCACGACTCTGGCGGGAGCTTGGCCTCCGCGATGAGGACTCCTTCGAGCTGCTGTTCTATGCTCCCCGCGTTGAGCCGCCAGCCCACTCCACAACCCTCTACGTAGACCCCGTGTACTTCTGACCGTGACGTCCGCTGCCGGCCTCATCGCAACCATCCGCCGGGACCTCGAGCCGCTATCGCGGGCCGTCCGAGGCCATCGCTACGTCCAGGCGCTGACCGAGGGCAAGGTGCCCCTGGAGAGGCTGCGCATATTCGCGGGCGAGCAGTACCACATAATCAAGAACGACTTGCGGAGTTTTGCGCTGCTCCTGTCACGGCAGGACGATGCCGAAGTCAGGCGCTTCCTCCTCGGCAGCGTGCAATACGAGGCCGCGGCGTTCGAGGCCCTGTTCCCCTTCGCCGCCGCTCTGGGCATGTCCGAGCGCGATCTGGAAGCGCACGAGCCGCTGCCCGGCGCGCACGCCTACACCGCCTTCCTGGCGCTGACAGCCGCGTACGGCTCCGCGGCCGACATGGCCGGCGCCTTCATAGTCGACCTCGAGGGCTGGGGCGGCAACTGCCGCGACATGAGCCGCCAGCTGCGCGAGAAGTACGGCCTCGGCGCCGAGCAGGTGGCGTTCTTCGACCACTTTGGCGCCGAAGACCCTGACTTCGAGCCCCGTTCGCTCGCCCTCATCGACCGCGTCCTGGACGCCGCCGGCGACCGCGATTCCCTGGAGCGCTCGATCAAGCGCACGGCGCGCCTCATGATGGCCTACGAGCTCATGTACTGGGACGCGCTCTACGAGGCATCGGTTGGATGAGCGAGAGGTTTACGGACAGATTGCGCTCGCTGGCCGACGAGGTGTGGCAGGCGCAGCACATGCACCCCTTCGTGCGCGGCATCGGCACGGGGACCGTGGACCGTGAGCAGTTCAAACACTGGGTGCGCCAGGACTACCTCTTCCTGGTGGAGTACGGCCGCCTTCTTGCCCTTGCCGCCGCCCGGGCGCCGGACCTGGAGACGATGCGGCGATTTGCGGACCTGACGCAGTCCACCCTCGGGACCGAGATGGACCTGCACCGCTCGTACGCCGCGGAGTTCGGGATCACCGAAGCCGAGCTGGAGGAAGAGGTCATGAGCCCGACGACCCGGGCCTACACGGACTTCCTCCTGCGTTGTGCCACCGTTGGTGATTATGTCGAGTTAGTTGCCGCCCTCCTGCCCTGCATGTGGGGCTTCTCCGAGATCGGGCGCGAGCTCGCGCGCGCCGGGATGCCGTCCGACCCCCTCTGCGCGAAGTGGATCGAGATGTATGCATCAGAGGACTTCGCCGCCCTGGCCGATTGGTGCCGGGACCTCCTCGATGACCTCGCCGAGCATCTGCCGCCGGTGGAGCAGGACAGACTCGCCCGTATCTTCCTGACGAGCAGCCGCTACGAGCTCATGTTCTGGGACATGGCGCGGAATCTCGAGCGCTGGCCGGAATAAGCAGACTTGACAATAAGCTGGCGCGCCGGGGTATAACCTGCGGGTGCCGGAACCAGGTCCCCAGAGGTCTACCTTGTCCAAGCCCACGCGCGCGCAACTCACTCGCCGACGCTTCCTCCAGGCGGCCGCCGGCGCAACTGCCGTCATAGCCGCAGACTCCGCCTTGGCTTCGCGCGCCTCAGGCGCCAGACAGACCATCAAAGTACTGATCCACGACGCTATCCAATCGGCGCCGGACTTCGAACGGGGCCTTCACCTGGGCACCGTGGTCCGCGAGGGCGCGCTGCAGGGGTCGGGCGTGTTCGAGTCGGCCGTGGTGGCCGCCGAAATGCCCTTCACCCACGCCGGCCTGCACTGGCGCGGGGCCTTCGCGGGGCCAGACGCATCGGCCTTCGAGGTGCGGACGTCCGCAGACGGCGTGACCTGGGGCAGTTGGCGGCGGCTGGTCATCGAGGCCCACCCGGAGGACACGCCACGGGGCGAGACCTTCTTCGCCCTTGTCGCCGCGCCGAGGCACCGGTTCCTGCAGTTCCGCGCGACTCTCTCGGGGGCGCAGCGGGTGGAGCGCGTAACCGCAACCCTCCTCAATACGGCCGACGGCCCCAGGCTCCAGAGCCAGCAATCCCTGACGCCGGTGAAACCTCCTGTAATCGATATGAGCCGCGAGGACTGGGGTTGCGATGAAAGCAGGCGCTTCGCGGGAGGCAAAGAGATCTGGGCGAGGATGTACGTGCCCGTCAAGAAGATGGTAGTGCACCACACCGCATCTACGAACGGCGCCGACCCCATCCAGGACATCAACGCTATCTACACCTATCACGCCGTCACCCTTGGCTGGGGCGACATCGGCTACAACGGCCTCGTCGACGTGAACGGCGTCAGATACGAAGGCCGCTACAGCCGCGAGTTCCCCGAGGCTGGCACCCGCGAGGTGTTTGGCCCGGACGTGGTCGCGGGGCACGCCTCGGCTCATAACTACGGCACGTGCGGCGTCGCGGCGATGGGCAACTTCGAGGAGGTTCCTACTCCCGACGACGGACGCATGGTA
The sequence above is drawn from the Dehalococcoidia bacterium genome and encodes:
- a CDS encoding GNAT family N-acetyltransferase translates to MIIRQATHADNAALCALEARTPLNMDGEPFYIRPTNFFEKHDLQERSVVMVAEEAGEIIGACAGALHRAPLAGKERLLLYMNHERIAPEHQRKGIGGALTRAVAEYWKAHESEHIDSSYWYIAAGNRQSRNFAERSGNRPWPVSARMCILPPPAETPPAPRQIGAGPIFDIVRLVNGTHLGKELFRAYEQVDFGQRLARSPSYGWGDIYGAFRDGRLVAVCGLWDGAAADYGYEPGAEPEMALLLRALAVKAASTGHGGLMFCLEPDSRLWRELGLRDEDSFELLFYAPRVEPPAHSTTLYVDPVYF
- the tenA gene encoding thiaminase II, giving the protein MSERFTDRLRSLADEVWQAQHMHPFVRGIGTGTVDREQFKHWVRQDYLFLVEYGRLLALAAARAPDLETMRRFADLTQSTLGTEMDLHRSYAAEFGITEAELEEEVMSPTTRAYTDFLLRCATVGDYVELVAALLPCMWGFSEIGRELARAGMPSDPLCAKWIEMYASEDFAALADWCRDLLDDLAEHLPPVEQDRLARIFLTSSRYELMFWDMARNLERWPE
- a CDS encoding peptidoglycan recognition family protein, producing MASRASGARQTIKVLIHDAIQSAPDFERGLHLGTVVREGALQGSGVFESAVVAAEMPFTHAGLHWRGAFAGPDASAFEVRTSADGVTWGSWRRLVIEAHPEDTPRGETFFALVAAPRHRFLQFRATLSGAQRVERVTATLLNTADGPRLQSQQSLTPVKPPVIDMSREDWGCDESRRFAGGKEIWARMYVPVKKMVVHHTASTNGADPIQDINAIYTYHAVTLGWGDIGYNGLVDVNGVRYEGRYSREFPEAGTREVFGPDVVAGHASAHNYGTCGVAAMGNFEEVPTPDDGRMVNALVSLLSFQASLREVDPNVWSDFLQSGGSWTRALGNVCGHRDCNATACPGRYLYEQLPSIRAAVAARVGFGAAPGLSGPDGGTVRRGTLSYSWTRQPGYRYSYYLEGWSKSPASEAIGYLSGYDSSRYPVWSTPSAEVSSAEYAGLADGHYTFHLKRIDLSNAVSYQANKTVLMQGGGGGGGGGRPRR